Proteins encoded in a region of the Vicia villosa cultivar HV-30 ecotype Madison, WI linkage group LG5, Vvil1.0, whole genome shotgun sequence genome:
- the LOC131604378 gene encoding root meristem growth factor 10-like, protein MEKKLNFSLKIVEKNGFDSLPKKVNQGDNKMRTNELVGDSEKPKNRRNTNRKMLKGGGKLSVHGLQTKSHVSVSWRVPHKKKHSEKHPGFNLDYSPPKTHPPSHN, encoded by the exons ATGGAGAAGAAACTTAACTTCTCTCTCAAG ATTGTTGAGAAAAATGGATTTGATTCTTTGCCGAAGAAGGTTAACCAAGGTGATAACAAGATGAGGACTAATGAGTTGGTTGGTGATTCGGAGAAGCCGAAAAACCGAAGAAATACTAACCGGAAGATGTTGAAAGGTGGTGGAAAACTTTCGGTTCATGGTTTACAAACAAAATCTCATGTTTCAGTTTCATGGCGTGTGCCTCACAAGAAGAAGCATAGTGAGAAGCATCCTGGTTTTAATTTGGATTATTCACCACCTAAGACACATCCTCCTTCTCACAACTAA